From the Chryseobacterium fluminis genome, the window CATCATACAAAAGGAGCTCTTTAACCCTTTCCACTTTATTGATAATGATGAAATGCTGTAAAGTCATCCCTTTCACTTCGGAAAATGTATTGGCAAGGTAAGTGTAATCGTAGCCAAGCTTTTCACTGATATAATCTGAGAAATTTTCTTTAGGAAGAGATTCGGAATAATGGATCATTTCTGTGACTGTATTTTTTATTTTTTCGATTAGAATGCTTTTTTTATCATTCAATAACTCAAGTCCGGTTTTAAGGAGATTTTCTTTTAATAACTTTCGCTGTTCATCCGTAATATTATCCAATATTTCTACAAGTCCCAGATCTACAACGGCATTTCTGATATTCAGTTTTTCAAGCTCCTGATGTACCACCATTTTGCAGCGCAGGCTTACCATATATTTTATATATAACTTCATAATCCTTACCGTATTTCGAGTTTGTCAATCTATATGTTGACAGCCACTCTTTCAAAGTTAGTCCTTTAAATTTTAATATCTATGATTTATGTAACAAATTGAAAGACTATTACAAACCTTTCTTTTTTTAATTGATGACCTTTACATAGAATAAAAATATTTTAAAATGTCAAAAGAAAAGAATACAAAGAAAAAAACAGATAAAACACCTGCTGCCAAATCACTAAAAGAGAAGCGGGAAGACAAACAAAACAAAAGGAAAGATAAAGAAAATGAAAGTCGCAACGCAACAACCTAAATGCTAGAAATAAAAAAAGAAGGAATTATACTCAGAAAAAACCACTTAAATTTTGAAAACGAAGGAGTTCTGAATCCTGCTGTTATTAAGGAAAATAGCAAAATACATTTATTTTACCGTGCCGTGGCTAAGGGTAATTTTTCAACTGTCGGGCATTGTGTATTGTCAGACCGCTTACGGTAGAAAAACGGTCAGATTCACCCATCATTGTTCCTCAATCTGAGTACGAAAAACACGGTGTGGAAGATCCTCGAATTGTAAAAATAGATGATTTATTTTATCTTACTTACACCAGTTATGACGGCATCAATGCTTTAGGAACATTAACGACTTCAAAAGACTTTAAATTCTGGAAAAATGAAGGAATTATTGTTCCTAAAATTTCTTATGAAGAGTTTAAGCTTTTATCAGAATCAGAGGGTTTAATACCGAATAAATATAGAAGATACAACGAATTCCAAATTAGCCATACTGGTAGTGTCCCCGTCTTTTTATGGGATAAAAATCTGATTTTCTTCCCCAGAAAAATAAATGATAAATTTAATTTCATTCACAGGATAAGACCTGAAATTCAGATTGTCAGCATAAAAAATATGAAAGATCTGAATTCTGATTTCTGGCAAGATTATTTTTTACATTTTAAAGACAATATTCTTTTATCTCCGAAATATGATCACGAATCAAGTTATATCGGAGGGGGTTGTCCACCAATAGAAACAGAATATGGCTGGCTGATGATTTATCACGGTGTTTATGATACCGTTAACAGTTATGTTTACAACGCCTGTGCAGCTTTATTGAACCTTGAAAATCCGGAGAAAGAAATTTCCCGACTTCCCTTATCCGCTTTTCAAACCCGAAGAAGAATGGGAACTGAAGGGTGAAGTCAACAATGTCTGTTTCCCGACAGGAACCATTGTAGAAAATGACAGACTGTATATCTATTATGGAGCTGCAGACGAAAGGATTGCTGTTGCATCAGTTAGTATTTCAAAATTATTGAAAGAGTTGATGATGTACGCGGTATAAAGATGATTAGGCAGAATACGGTTAAAAGAAATTAAAAATGAATAACAATATTAGTTCAGACGTGGAGGATAAAGCAATTAGGCAATCTTATAATGAAAAAAAGCAGAAAACCTATAATAAAACCAACATTGTTTTTGTAAGCACTTTTCCTCCAAAAGTATGTGGAATTCCCACTTATACACATGATCTTATAAGATCTCTTCATTCAAAATTCGGAGAATCTTTCAATGCGATGGTTTGCCCGATAGAAACGGAAGAGGAAAACTATGAGTATAATGAATTTACCGAGTATAAATTAAACATCTCAGATGCCGTTTCTTATTTGGAATTGGCTGCAAAGATCAATAAAAACGATACAGTTGAGTTGGTAATGCTTCAGCAGGAATTCTGCTTTTTTAATGAAACCCGAAATGGTTTGTATCTTTTTCTCAAGAACTTAAAAAAAGATGTTATCATCACTTTTCACACTGTTTTGCCAAAACCGGATAAAGAGCTAAAGGAAAGGGTGAAAGAAATTGCCGATTTTGCAAAATCTCTTGTCGTAATGACTAGTATTTCTGCGGAAATTCTTTCGAATGATTATGAAATTCCTTTCGATAAAATTACGGTAATACCCCATGGAACACACCTTTTGACATTCACAGATAAAATTGCGTTGAAAGAAAAGTATAATCTTAAAAACAAAAAGGTTCTTTCAACTTTCGGATTATTAGGTTCGGGAAAAAATATTGAAACCACACTGAAAGCCTTGCCGGAAATCATTGCTAAAAATCCTGATGTAATTTTTTTAATTCTTGGCAAAACACATCCTGCAATAGTAAGGCACGAAGGCGAAAAATATCGTGATTTTTTGGAAGATCTAACTTGTAAGCTTCATCTGGAAAACAACATCCGATTTATTAATGATTATCTTCCACTCCCGGAATTACTAGAATATCTTCAGCTTACCGATGTTTATCTTTTCACGTCAAAAGACAGAAATCAGGCAGTGAGCGGCACATTTTCCTATGCAATCAGCTGCGGATGCGCCATTGTTTCCACTCCAATTCCACACGCTCTGGAAGTTTTAAAGGAAGATACCGGAATTATTATTGATTTTGAAGCTCCGGAGCAGTTGTCTGCTGCAGTAAGGACAATATTAGAAAATGAAAGCCAACGAGAGGATCTACGTCAGAAAGCATTGGAAAAAATGGCTCCGACAGCTTGGGAAAATTCATCTATTTTACACGCTTTATTATTTCAGAAATTCAGAAATAATAGAACAGAACTCAATTATACTCTACCGGAAATCAATCTTGGGCATATTCAAATTATGACAACAGATTTCGGGATGATTCAGTTTTCAAAGGTCAGTAGACCGGATATTAATTCAGGATATACGCTGGATAATGCACGGGCGATAATTGCTATTTGCAAGCATTTTCAAATCAGTAAAGACAAAGCAGATCTGCAATTGATTTCAATTTATTTAAACTTTATTAAATTTTGCCAGCATAATGACGGAAGTTTCTTGAATTACGTTGACGAGCACAAACAGTTTACACAGCAGAATTATGAAACTAATCTGGATGATTCCAACGGAAGAGCAATCTGGGCTCTAAGTTATTTAATTTCATTAAAAGAAATTTTGCCACAGGAATTGTCTGAGAATGCAGAGGAAATCATTCAAAAAAATCTTGTCTGGGCAGAAAAGGATTGCATTATCAAAACTCAGAAAAAAATCTTCCCTTATTAAAAGAATTAGCGAATCGTCTAGTGAAAATGTATCAACACGAAGCAAAAGACGATTGGCATTGGCTTGAGAATTATCTGACCTACGGAAACAGTGTATTGCCGGAAGCTTTACTCTGTGCGTGGATTTCAACCAAAGATGAGCTTTACAAACAAATCGCAGAAGAGTCTTTCCAATTTCTGTTATCTAAAATTATGATTGATGATAATATAAAAGTGATCTCCAATAAAGGCTGGATGCAAAAAAAAACACTGGAAAATAACACTCCAATTGGCGGAGAACAGCCTATTGATGTTGCTTATACTGTTTTGGCATTATCTGCATTTTACAAAGTTTTCGATAATGAAAAATATTTACAAATGATGTACAATTCATTCAACTGGTTTTTGGGGAAAAATCATTTGAATCAGATCGTTTATAACCCGGCAACAGGAGGTTGCTATGATGGGCTTGAGGAAAAAAATGTAAATCTCAATCAGGGTGCAGAATCTACCGTCAGTTATCTGATGGCAAGGCTTAGTCTAGAATTTCAATAGAATAAATAACTTCCTTTAATGATTAAAATGAAACATACACTTAATAAAAGAAAAACTAAATTCCTTCTACTCAATAAAAAAAACAGCTTGAATAAAATCTCTCATGCTGAGTTTGCCTCATTGCTTTATATCAGAAATACCAATATCGCCTTAAATAAA encodes:
- a CDS encoding helix-turn-helix domain-containing protein, which translates into the protein MKLYIKYMVSLRCKMVVHQELEKLNIRNAVVDLGLVEILDNITDEQRKLLKENLLKTGLELLNDKKSILIEKIKNTVTEMIHYSESLPKENFSDYISEKLGYDYTYLANTFSEVKGMTLQHFIIINKVERVKELLLYDELNLTEISYKLNYSSVAHLSNQFKKITGLSPSFYKQLKQKRLKNLEDL
- a CDS encoding glycoside hydrolase family 130 protein, giving the protein MCIVRPLTVEKRSDSPIIVPQSEYEKHGVEDPRIVKIDDLFYLTYTSYDGINALGTLTTSKDFKFWKNEGIIVPKISYEEFKLLSESEGLIPNKYRRYNEFQISHTGSVPVFLWDKNLIFFPRKINDKFNFIHRIRPEIQIVSIKNMKDLNSDFWQDYFLHFKDNILLSPKYDHESSYIGGGCPPIETEYGWLMIYHGVYDTVNSYVYNACAALLNLENPEKEISRLPLSAFQTRRRMGTEG
- a CDS encoding glycoside hydrolase family 130 protein, with amino-acid sequence MKIRRKKFPDFPYPLFKPEEEWELKGEVNNVCFPTGTIVENDRLYIYYGAADERIAVASVSISKLLKELMMYAV
- a CDS encoding glycosyltransferase; the protein is MNNNISSDVEDKAIRQSYNEKKQKTYNKTNIVFVSTFPPKVCGIPTYTHDLIRSLHSKFGESFNAMVCPIETEEENYEYNEFTEYKLNISDAVSYLELAAKINKNDTVELVMLQQEFCFFNETRNGLYLFLKNLKKDVIITFHTVLPKPDKELKERVKEIADFAKSLVVMTSISAEILSNDYEIPFDKITVIPHGTHLLTFTDKIALKEKYNLKNKKVLSTFGLLGSGKNIETTLKALPEIIAKNPDVIFLILGKTHPAIVRHEGEKYRDFLEDLTCKLHLENNIRFINDYLPLPELLEYLQLTDVYLFTSKDRNQAVSGTFSYAISCGCAIVSTPIPHALEVLKEDTGIIIDFEAPEQLSAAVRTILENESQREDLRQKALEKMAPTAWENSSILHALLFQKFRNNRTELNYTLPEINLGHIQIMTTDFGMIQFSKVSRPDINSGYTLDNARAIIAICKHFQISKDKADLQLISIYLNFIKFCQHNDGSFLNYVDEHKQFTQQNYETNLDDSNGRAIWALSYLISLKEILPQELSENAEEIIQKNLVWAEKDCIIKTQKKIFPY